From a single Rutidosis leptorrhynchoides isolate AG116_Rl617_1_P2 chromosome 5, CSIRO_AGI_Rlap_v1, whole genome shotgun sequence genomic region:
- the LOC139850253 gene encoding uncharacterized protein: protein MPQATLNNEYKMKVPYKLKQGQSRNFHQLPSGLKMEVIYQKGLQNKSPNDKICNQSPLVFIHGSFHAAWCWAEHWMPFFSENGFDSYALSLLGQGESDAPDGSVAGTLQTHAADIADFIKTQTELSSSPVLIGHSFGGLIVQYYIANLEKDLKGNLAGAVLVCSVPPTGNSGLVWRYLFSKPVAAFKVTMSLAAKAFQTSLPLCKETFFSQEMDDHLVLRYQELMTESSRMPLFDLKKLNASLPVARVVNPSTQVLVMGAADDFIVDAKGLEETGSFYGVQPVCVEGVAHDMMLDSSWEKGANLIMSWIKSLENI, encoded by the exons ATGCCTCAAGCTACCCTTAACAATGAGTACAAAATGAAGGTGCCTTACAAACTGAAACAAGGGCAATCTCGTAATTTTCACCAGCTCCCTTCTGGTCTGAAAATGGAGGTCATTTATCAGAAGGGTCTGCAAAACAAAAGCCCAAATGATAAAATATGTAATCAATCTCCGTTAGTGTTCATTCATGGAAGCTTTCATGCAGCTTGGTGTTGGGCTGAACATTGGATGCCTTTCTTTTCAGAAAATGGATTTGATTCTTATGCTCTCAGCCTCTTGGGTCAG GGTGAAAGTGATGCACCGGATGGTTCAGTAGCAGGCACTCTTCAG ACGCACGCAGCGGATATTGCTGATTTTATCAAGACACAAACCGAATTATCATCATCACCAGTGTTGATTGGACACTCATTTGGAGGGCTCATTGTTCAGTACTACATTGCTAATCTTGAGaaagatttaaaaggaa ATCTTGCTGGAGCTGTGCTTGTTTGCTCTGTGCCGCCAACCGGGAATAG CGGTTTAGTGTGGCGGTATCTCTTTTCGAAACCTGTTGCTGCCTTTAAG GTCACTATGAGCTTAGCAGCGAAAGCTTTTCAAACATCATTACCCCTTTGCAAGGAGACATTTTTCTCACAGGAAATGGATGATCATCTTGTCCTACG CTATCAAGAATTGATGACGGAAAGTTCAAGAATGCCATTGTTTGATCTCAAAAAGCTTAATGCTTCACTTCCGGTTGCAAGGGTGGTGAACCCTTCTACCCAAGTTCTCGTCATGGGTGCAGCCGATGACTTCATTGTG GATGCAAAAGGACTCGAGGAAACTGGGAGCTTCTACGGGGTGCAACCAGTGTGTGTCGAAGGGGTTGCGCATGACATGATGTTGGATTCTTCATGGGAAAAAGGAGCAAACTTGATCATGTCATGGATAAAAAGCTTAGAAAATATTTAG